The proteins below come from a single Chrysoperla carnea chromosome 1, inChrCarn1.1, whole genome shotgun sequence genomic window:
- the LOC123290466 gene encoding putative ankyrin repeat protein RF_0381 isoform X3 has protein sequence MNNQDIGRSLIRAIRNGELETARELINSYGLPYSESSPKGYDLLCDALDNKHSEIAKLLLTSGSEVNSKTYNYKNSSNTPLHFAVINDDIEIIKMLLVRGANINTQNRFGQTPLHKAIENNDQVEIIELLLKHKADINAEDECRKTPLFKAIENKNLKITKLLLDNGANVKDDPKLLHSATMGECTEIVELLLQHNADVNVKDGCGQTPLYNAIQNNRLEIIELLLKHEADVNVKNRFGQTPLYNAVKNYQLEITELLLKHEADVNVKNLYGRTPLYKAIKNNQLEITELLLKHKADINAQDVERKTPLFYAIKNENLKITKLLLDNGVNVKDYPQLLNIAVRGKCTKIVELLLQHNADVNATDENGNTALLLNVSDYEDCYKYRTDRYSYVNIKRKITKLLLDHGANVDAQTPDSETLLQFAIWNEYSQVVEVLLEYNANVNVREKISLETPLHMSARRKNVEICEMLLNKGVDVDAVDCDGLTALHMATLEGSNDIVKLLLERGAKVDSKTKCNITPLHFSALNGSQEIMETLLKSSADINFRTIGGDTALHIASKEGHVKVVTTLLEYGSDINITTRNNRTLLDYAKTAETIESLIRHIIRMKTANLYVSQQNLLSVDGIYYPDFQEKCENEITSMKSEKMNNYNISFYDILIKNTDSLAICLRNENIVQILKLDDYKTKFPIYGSMIKSRFRNGMKRNELLDQGNKILHFLFANHLQLPQECTEKIFSYLSDEDLKKIIEKSKDK, from the exons atgaataatcaGGATATAGGGCGCAGTTTAATTCGTGCGATTCGTAATGGAGAACTGGAAACAGCAAGGGAGTTAATAAATTCTTACGGGCTGCCATATTCAGAATCATCGCCAAAAGGATATGATTTACTTTGTGATGCTCTTGATAATAAACATTCGGAGATTGCTAAATTACTTTTAACAAGCGGCTCTGAAGTCAACAGTAAaacatacaattataaaaactCTTCTAATACTCCCCTTCATTTTGCTGTTATAAATGATGACATAGAAATTATAAAGATGCTTCTAGTCAGAGGTGCTAATATTAATACTCAAAATCGCTTTGGCCAAACTCCACTCCATAAAGCGATTGAAAATAATGATCAAGTAGAAATTATcgaattacttttaaaacataaagCTGATATAAATGCTGAAGACGAATGCAGAAAAACCCCACTATTTAAggctattgaaaataaaaatttaaaaattaccaaGCTACTTTTAGATAATGGAGCAAATGTTAAAGATGATCCCAAGCTATTGCATAGTGCTACTATGGGGGAGTGCACGGAAATCGTTGAACTTCTTTTGCAACATAATGCTGATGTTAATGTTAAAGATGGTTGTGGTCAAACTCCACTTTATAATGCGATTCAAAATAATCGAttagaaattattgaattacttttaaaacatgAAGCTgatgttaatgttaaaaatcGTTTTGGTCAAACTCCACTTTATAATGcggttaaaaattatcaattagaAATTActgaattacttttaaaacatgAAGCTgatgttaatgttaaaaatcTTTATGGTCGAACTCCACTTTATAAAgcgattaaaaataatcaattagaaATTActgaattacttttaaaacataaagCTGATATAAATGCTCAAGACGTAGAGAGAAAAACCCCACTATTTTAtgctattaaaaatgaaaatttaaaaattactaagctACTTTTAGATAATGGAGTAAATGTAAAAGATTATCCCCAGCTATTGAATATTGCTGTTAGGGGGAAGTGCACGAAAATCGTTGAACTTCTTTTGCAACATAATGCTgat GTTAACGCTACCGATGAAAACGGTAACACAGCATTGCTTTTAAATGTAAGTGATTATGAAGATTGTTATAAATATCGTACTGATAGATATTCTTATGTTAATATAAAGAGGAAAATTACTAAACTGCTTCTTGATCATGGTGCTAATGTAGACGCTCAAACTCCAGATAGTGAGACGCTACTTCAATTTGCTATCTGGAATGAATATTCACAAGTTGTTGAAGTTCTGTTAGAATATAATGCAAACGTCAATGTTAGAGAAAAAATAAGTCTCGAGACACCACTCCATATGTCTGCACGAagaaaaaatgtagaaatttgTGAAATGCTTTTGAATAAAGGAGTTGACGTAGATGCTGTGGATTGTGATGGATTGACAGCGTTGCACATGGCAACACTAGAAGGTTCCAACGATATTGTAAAACTATTGCTTGAACGTGGTGCTAAAGTTGATTCTAAAACTAAATGTAATATTACACCCCTGCATTTCAGTGCTCTAAACGGATCCCAGGAAATCATGGAAACTCTCTTGAAATCCAGTgctgatattaattttagaacaatCGGTGGAGATACAGCACTCCACATTGCATCTAAAGAAGGTCATGTTAAAGTTGTTACAACTCTCTTGGAGTATGGATCTGATATTAATATTACGACTAGAAACAATCGTACACTTCTTGATTATGCTAAAACTGCTGAAACTATTGAAAGTCTTATACGCCACATAATTAGAATGAAAACCGCAAATTTATATGTTAGTCAACAAAATTTGCTTTCAGTTGATGGAATTTATTATCCTGATTTTCAGGAAAAATGTGAGAATGAAATAACAAGCATGAAGAGCGAGAagatgaataattataatatttcattttatgataTCTTGATAAAGAACACTGATTCTTTAGCAATATGTTTGAGGAACGAAAATATAGTGCAGATTCTAAAATTAGACgactataaaacaaaatttccaatataTGGAAGCATGATTAAAAGCCGTTTCAGAAATGGTATGAAAAGAAACGAGTTACTTGATCAagggaataaaattttacattttctttttgcCAACCATCTTCAATTACCACAAGAATgtactgaaaaaatatttagttatttgAGTGACgaagatttaaagaaaatcatcGAAAAAAGTAAAGATAAGTAG
- the LOC123290466 gene encoding putative ankyrin repeat protein RF_0381 isoform X2, translating into MNNQDIGRSLIRAIRNGELETARELINSYGLPYSESSPKGYDLLCDALDNKHSEIAKLLLTSGSEVNSKTYNYKNSSNTPLHFAVINDDIEIIKMLLVRGANINTQNRFGQTPLHKAIENNDQVEIIELLLKHKADINAEDECRKTPLFKAIENKNLKITKLLLDNGANVKDDPKLLHSATMGECTEIVELLLQHNADVNVKDGCGQTPLYNAIQNNRLEIIELLLKHEADVNVKNRFGQTPLYNAVKNYQLEITELLLKHEADVNVKNLYGRTPLYKAIKNNQLEITELLLKHKADINAQDVERKTPLFYAIKNENLKITKLLLDNGVNVKDYPQLLNIAVRGKCTKIVELLLQHNADVNATDENGNTALLLNVSDYEDCYKYRTDRYSYVNIKRKITKLLLDHGANVDAQTPDSETLLQFAIWNEYSQVVEVLLEYNANVNVREKISLETPLHMSARRKNVEICEMLLNKGVDVDAVDCDGLTALHMATLEGSNDIVKLLLERGAKVDSKTKCNITPLHFSALNGSQEIMETLLKSSADINFRTIGGDTALHIASKEGHVKVVTTLLEYGSDINITTRNNRTLLDYAKTAETIESLIRHIIRMKTANLYVSQQNLLSVDGIYYPDFQEKCENEITSMKSEKMNNYNISFYDILIKNTDSLAICLRNENIVQILKLDDYKTKFPIYGSMIKSRFRNGMKRNELLDQGNKILHFLFANHLQLPQECTEKIFSYLSDEDLKKIIEKSKDK; encoded by the exons atgaataatcaGGATATAGGGCGCAGTTTAATTCGTGCGATTCGTAATGGAGAACTGGAAACAGCAAGGGAGTTAATAAATTCTTACGGGCTGCCATATTCAGAATCATCGCCAAAAGGATATGATTTACTTTGTGATGCTCTTGATAATAAACATTCGGAGATTGCTAAATTACTTTTAACAAGCGGCTCTGAAGTCAACAGTAAaacatacaattataaaaactCTTCTAATACTCCCCTTCATTTTGCTGTTATAAATGATGACATAGAAATTATAAAGATGCTTCTAGTCAGAGGTGCTAATATTAATACTCAAAATCGCTTTGGCCAAACTCCACTCCATAAAGCGATTGAAAATAATGATCAAGTAGAAATTATcgaattacttttaaaacataaagCTGATATAAATGCTGAAGACGAATGCAGAAAAACCCCACTATTTAAggctattgaaaataaaaatttaaaaattaccaaGCTACTTTTAGATAATGGAGCAAATGTTAAAGATGATCCCAAGCTATTGCATAGTGCTACTATGGGGGAGTGCACGGAAATCGTTGAACTTCTTTTGCAACATAATGCTGATGTTAATGTTAAAGATGGTTGTGGTCAAACTCCACTTTATAATGCGATTCAAAATAATCGAttagaaattattgaattacttttaaaacatgAAGCTgatgttaatgttaaaaatcGTTTTGGTCAAACTCCACTTTATAATGcggttaaaaattatcaattagaAATTActgaattacttttaaaacatgAAGCTgatgttaatgttaaaaatcTTTATGGTCGAACTCCACTTTATAAAgcgattaaaaataatcaattagaaATTActgaattacttttaaaacataaagCTGATATAAATGCTCAAGACGTAGAGAGAAAAACCCCACTATTTTAtgctattaaaaatgaaaatttaaaaattactaagctACTTTTAGATAATGGAGTAAATGTAAAAGATTATCCCCAGCTATTGAATATTGCTGTTAGGGGGAAGTGCACGAAAATCGTTGAACTTCTTTTGCAAC ataatgCTGATGTTAACGCTACCGATGAAAACGGTAACACAGCATTGCTTTTAAATGTAAGTGATTATGAAGATTGTTATAAATATCGTACTGATAGATATTCTTATGTTAATATAAAGAGGAAAATTACTAAACTGCTTCTTGATCATGGTGCTAATGTAGACGCTCAAACTCCAGATAGTGAGACGCTACTTCAATTTGCTATCTGGAATGAATATTCACAAGTTGTTGAAGTTCTGTTAGAATATAATGCAAACGTCAATGTTAGAGAAAAAATAAGTCTCGAGACACCACTCCATATGTCTGCACGAagaaaaaatgtagaaatttgTGAAATGCTTTTGAATAAAGGAGTTGACGTAGATGCTGTGGATTGTGATGGATTGACAGCGTTGCACATGGCAACACTAGAAGGTTCCAACGATATTGTAAAACTATTGCTTGAACGTGGTGCTAAAGTTGATTCTAAAACTAAATGTAATATTACACCCCTGCATTTCAGTGCTCTAAACGGATCCCAGGAAATCATGGAAACTCTCTTGAAATCCAGTgctgatattaattttagaacaatCGGTGGAGATACAGCACTCCACATTGCATCTAAAGAAGGTCATGTTAAAGTTGTTACAACTCTCTTGGAGTATGGATCTGATATTAATATTACGACTAGAAACAATCGTACACTTCTTGATTATGCTAAAACTGCTGAAACTATTGAAAGTCTTATACGCCACATAATTAGAATGAAAACCGCAAATTTATATGTTAGTCAACAAAATTTGCTTTCAGTTGATGGAATTTATTATCCTGATTTTCAGGAAAAATGTGAGAATGAAATAACAAGCATGAAGAGCGAGAagatgaataattataatatttcattttatgataTCTTGATAAAGAACACTGATTCTTTAGCAATATGTTTGAGGAACGAAAATATAGTGCAGATTCTAAAATTAGACgactataaaacaaaatttccaatataTGGAAGCATGATTAAAAGCCGTTTCAGAAATGGTATGAAAAGAAACGAGTTACTTGATCAagggaataaaattttacattttctttttgcCAACCATCTTCAATTACCACAAGAATgtactgaaaaaatatttagttatttgAGTGACgaagatttaaagaaaatcatcGAAAAAAGTAAAGATAAGTAG
- the LOC123290466 gene encoding putative ankyrin repeat protein RF_0381 isoform X4 produces MNNQDIGRSLIRAIRNGELETARELINSYGLPYSESSPKGYDLLCDALDNKHSEIAKLLLTSGSEVNSKTYNYKNSSNTPLHFAVINDDIEIIKMLLVRGANINAEDECRKTPLFKAIENKNLKITKLLLDNGANVKDDPKLLHSATMGECTEIVELLLQHNADVNVKDGCGQTPLYNAIQNNRLEIIELLLKHEADVNVKNRFGQTPLYNAVKNYQLEITELLLKHEADVNVKNLYGRTPLYKAIKNNQLEITELLLKHKADINAQDVERKTPLFYAIKNENLKITKLLLDNGVNVKDYPQLLNIAVRGKCTKIVELLLQHNADVNVKNWGQTPLFDAIQNNRLEIIELLLKHNADVNATDENGNTALLLNVSDYEDCYKYRTDRYSYVNIKRKITKLLLDHGANVDAQTPDSETLLQFAIWNEYSQVVEVLLEYNANVNVREKISLETPLHMSARRKNVEICEMLLNKGVDVDAVDCDGLTALHMATLEGSNDIVKLLLERGAKVDSKTKCNITPLHFSALNGSQEIMETLLKSSADINFRTIGGDTALHIASKEGHVKVVTTLLEYGSDINITTRNNRTLLDYAKTAETIESLIRHIIRMKTANLYVSQQNLLSVDGIYYPDFQEKCENEITSMKSEKMNNYNISFYDILIKNTDSLAICLRNENIVQILKLDDYKTKFPIYGSMIKSRFRNGMKRNELLDQGNKILHFLFANHLQLPQECTEKIFSYLSDEDLKKIIEKSKDK; encoded by the exons atgaataatcaGGATATAGGGCGCAGTTTAATTCGTGCGATTCGTAATGGAGAACTGGAAACAGCAAGGGAGTTAATAAATTCTTACGGGCTGCCATATTCAGAATCATCGCCAAAAGGATATGATTTACTTTGTGATGCTCTTGATAATAAACATTCGGAGATTGCTAAATTACTTTTAACAAGCGGCTCTGAAGTCAACAGTAAaacatacaattataaaaactCTTCTAATACTCCCCTTCATTTTGCTGTTATAAATGATGACATAGAAATTATAAAGATGCTTCTAGTCAGAGGTGCTAATATTA ATGCTGAAGACGAATGCAGAAAAACCCCACTATTTAAggctattgaaaataaaaatttaaaaattaccaaGCTACTTTTAGATAATGGAGCAAATGTTAAAGATGATCCCAAGCTATTGCATAGTGCTACTATGGGGGAGTGCACGGAAATCGTTGAACTTCTTTTGCAACATAATGCTGATGTTAATGTTAAAGATGGTTGTGGTCAAACTCCACTTTATAATGCGATTCAAAATAATCGAttagaaattattgaattacttttaaaacatgAAGCTgatgttaatgttaaaaatcGTTTTGGTCAAACTCCACTTTATAATGcggttaaaaattatcaattagaAATTActgaattacttttaaaacatgAAGCTgatgttaatgttaaaaatcTTTATGGTCGAACTCCACTTTATAAAgcgattaaaaataatcaattagaaATTActgaattacttttaaaacataaagCTGATATAAATGCTCAAGACGTAGAGAGAAAAACCCCACTATTTTAtgctattaaaaatgaaaatttaaaaattactaagctACTTTTAGATAATGGAGTAAATGTAAAAGATTATCCCCAGCTATTGAATATTGCTGTTAGGGGGAAGTGCACGAAAATCGTTGAACTTCTTTTGCAACATAATGCTgatgttaatgttaaaaattgggGTCAAACTCCACTTTTTGATGCGATTCAAAATAATCGAttagaaattattgaattacttttaaaacataatgCTGATGTTAACGCTACCGATGAAAACGGTAACACAGCATTGCTTTTAAATGTAAGTGATTATGAAGATTGTTATAAATATCGTACTGATAGATATTCTTATGTTAATATAAAGAGGAAAATTACTAAACTGCTTCTTGATCATGGTGCTAATGTAGACGCTCAAACTCCAGATAGTGAGACGCTACTTCAATTTGCTATCTGGAATGAATATTCACAAGTTGTTGAAGTTCTGTTAGAATATAATGCAAACGTCAATGTTAGAGAAAAAATAAGTCTCGAGACACCACTCCATATGTCTGCACGAagaaaaaatgtagaaatttgTGAAATGCTTTTGAATAAAGGAGTTGACGTAGATGCTGTGGATTGTGATGGATTGACAGCGTTGCACATGGCAACACTAGAAGGTTCCAACGATATTGTAAAACTATTGCTTGAACGTGGTGCTAAAGTTGATTCTAAAACTAAATGTAATATTACACCCCTGCATTTCAGTGCTCTAAACGGATCCCAGGAAATCATGGAAACTCTCTTGAAATCCAGTgctgatattaattttagaacaatCGGTGGAGATACAGCACTCCACATTGCATCTAAAGAAGGTCATGTTAAAGTTGTTACAACTCTCTTGGAGTATGGATCTGATATTAATATTACGACTAGAAACAATCGTACACTTCTTGATTATGCTAAAACTGCTGAAACTATTGAAAGTCTTATACGCCACATAATTAGAATGAAAACCGCAAATTTATATGTTAGTCAACAAAATTTGCTTTCAGTTGATGGAATTTATTATCCTGATTTTCAGGAAAAATGTGAGAATGAAATAACAAGCATGAAGAGCGAGAagatgaataattataatatttcattttatgataTCTTGATAAAGAACACTGATTCTTTAGCAATATGTTTGAGGAACGAAAATATAGTGCAGATTCTAAAATTAGACgactataaaacaaaatttccaatataTGGAAGCATGATTAAAAGCCGTTTCAGAAATGGTATGAAAAGAAACGAGTTACTTGATCAagggaataaaattttacattttctttttgcCAACCATCTTCAATTACCACAAGAATgtactgaaaaaatatttagttatttgAGTGACgaagatttaaagaaaatcatcGAAAAAAGTAAAGATAAGTAG
- the LOC123290466 gene encoding putative ankyrin repeat protein RF_0381 isoform X1, producing the protein MNNQDIGRSLIRAIRNGELETARELINSYGLPYSESSPKGYDLLCDALDNKHSEIAKLLLTSGSEVNSKTYNYKNSSNTPLHFAVINDDIEIIKMLLVRGANINTQNRFGQTPLHKAIENNDQVEIIELLLKHKADINAEDECRKTPLFKAIENKNLKITKLLLDNGANVKDDPKLLHSATMGECTEIVELLLQHNADVNVKDGCGQTPLYNAIQNNRLEIIELLLKHEADVNVKNRFGQTPLYNAVKNYQLEITELLLKHEADVNVKNLYGRTPLYKAIKNNQLEITELLLKHKADINAQDVERKTPLFYAIKNENLKITKLLLDNGVNVKDYPQLLNIAVRGKCTKIVELLLQHNADVNVKNWGQTPLFDAIQNNRLEIIELLLKHNADVNATDENGNTALLLNVSDYEDCYKYRTDRYSYVNIKRKITKLLLDHGANVDAQTPDSETLLQFAIWNEYSQVVEVLLEYNANVNVREKISLETPLHMSARRKNVEICEMLLNKGVDVDAVDCDGLTALHMATLEGSNDIVKLLLERGAKVDSKTKCNITPLHFSALNGSQEIMETLLKSSADINFRTIGGDTALHIASKEGHVKVVTTLLEYGSDINITTRNNRTLLDYAKTAETIESLIRHIIRMKTANLYVSQQNLLSVDGIYYPDFQEKCENEITSMKSEKMNNYNISFYDILIKNTDSLAICLRNENIVQILKLDDYKTKFPIYGSMIKSRFRNGMKRNELLDQGNKILHFLFANHLQLPQECTEKIFSYLSDEDLKKIIEKSKDK; encoded by the coding sequence atgaataatcaGGATATAGGGCGCAGTTTAATTCGTGCGATTCGTAATGGAGAACTGGAAACAGCAAGGGAGTTAATAAATTCTTACGGGCTGCCATATTCAGAATCATCGCCAAAAGGATATGATTTACTTTGTGATGCTCTTGATAATAAACATTCGGAGATTGCTAAATTACTTTTAACAAGCGGCTCTGAAGTCAACAGTAAaacatacaattataaaaactCTTCTAATACTCCCCTTCATTTTGCTGTTATAAATGATGACATAGAAATTATAAAGATGCTTCTAGTCAGAGGTGCTAATATTAATACTCAAAATCGCTTTGGCCAAACTCCACTCCATAAAGCGATTGAAAATAATGATCAAGTAGAAATTATcgaattacttttaaaacataaagCTGATATAAATGCTGAAGACGAATGCAGAAAAACCCCACTATTTAAggctattgaaaataaaaatttaaaaattaccaaGCTACTTTTAGATAATGGAGCAAATGTTAAAGATGATCCCAAGCTATTGCATAGTGCTACTATGGGGGAGTGCACGGAAATCGTTGAACTTCTTTTGCAACATAATGCTGATGTTAATGTTAAAGATGGTTGTGGTCAAACTCCACTTTATAATGCGATTCAAAATAATCGAttagaaattattgaattacttttaaaacatgAAGCTgatgttaatgttaaaaatcGTTTTGGTCAAACTCCACTTTATAATGcggttaaaaattatcaattagaAATTActgaattacttttaaaacatgAAGCTgatgttaatgttaaaaatcTTTATGGTCGAACTCCACTTTATAAAgcgattaaaaataatcaattagaaATTActgaattacttttaaaacataaagCTGATATAAATGCTCAAGACGTAGAGAGAAAAACCCCACTATTTTAtgctattaaaaatgaaaatttaaaaattactaagctACTTTTAGATAATGGAGTAAATGTAAAAGATTATCCCCAGCTATTGAATATTGCTGTTAGGGGGAAGTGCACGAAAATCGTTGAACTTCTTTTGCAACATAATGCTgatgttaatgttaaaaattgggGTCAAACTCCACTTTTTGATGCGATTCAAAATAATCGAttagaaattattgaattacttttaaaacataatgCTGATGTTAACGCTACCGATGAAAACGGTAACACAGCATTGCTTTTAAATGTAAGTGATTATGAAGATTGTTATAAATATCGTACTGATAGATATTCTTATGTTAATATAAAGAGGAAAATTACTAAACTGCTTCTTGATCATGGTGCTAATGTAGACGCTCAAACTCCAGATAGTGAGACGCTACTTCAATTTGCTATCTGGAATGAATATTCACAAGTTGTTGAAGTTCTGTTAGAATATAATGCAAACGTCAATGTTAGAGAAAAAATAAGTCTCGAGACACCACTCCATATGTCTGCACGAagaaaaaatgtagaaatttgTGAAATGCTTTTGAATAAAGGAGTTGACGTAGATGCTGTGGATTGTGATGGATTGACAGCGTTGCACATGGCAACACTAGAAGGTTCCAACGATATTGTAAAACTATTGCTTGAACGTGGTGCTAAAGTTGATTCTAAAACTAAATGTAATATTACACCCCTGCATTTCAGTGCTCTAAACGGATCCCAGGAAATCATGGAAACTCTCTTGAAATCCAGTgctgatattaattttagaacaatCGGTGGAGATACAGCACTCCACATTGCATCTAAAGAAGGTCATGTTAAAGTTGTTACAACTCTCTTGGAGTATGGATCTGATATTAATATTACGACTAGAAACAATCGTACACTTCTTGATTATGCTAAAACTGCTGAAACTATTGAAAGTCTTATACGCCACATAATTAGAATGAAAACCGCAAATTTATATGTTAGTCAACAAAATTTGCTTTCAGTTGATGGAATTTATTATCCTGATTTTCAGGAAAAATGTGAGAATGAAATAACAAGCATGAAGAGCGAGAagatgaataattataatatttcattttatgataTCTTGATAAAGAACACTGATTCTTTAGCAATATGTTTGAGGAACGAAAATATAGTGCAGATTCTAAAATTAGACgactataaaacaaaatttccaatataTGGAAGCATGATTAAAAGCCGTTTCAGAAATGGTATGAAAAGAAACGAGTTACTTGATCAagggaataaaattttacattttctttttgcCAACCATCTTCAATTACCACAAGAATgtactgaaaaaatatttagttatttgAGTGACgaagatttaaagaaaatcatcGAAAAAAGTAAAGATAAGTAG